One Hevea brasiliensis isolate MT/VB/25A 57/8 chromosome 5, ASM3005281v1, whole genome shotgun sequence genomic region harbors:
- the LOC110656911 gene encoding uncharacterized protein LOC110656911 isoform X2 yields the protein MGTVIYYTGLFSPLRTRFCSFRIVSSSSSVGVSRQQALEQVDKELAKGDERAALSLVKDLQGKPGGLRCFGAARQVPQRLYSLDELKLNGIETASLLSPVDATIGSIERSLQIAAAFGGIAAWNAFRFSPQQLFYFSLGLLFLWTLDAVSFNGGVGSLVLDTVGHTFSQKYHNRVIQHEAGHFLIAYLVGILPKVYTLSSLEALQKEGSLNVQAGTAFVDLEFLEETLNRFSCIALAGVATEYLLYGYAEGGLADIKKLDMLLKSLGFTQKKADSQVRWSVLNTILILRRHDGARAKLAEAMTMGRSVGSCIAIIEDTIDDADI from the exons ATGGGCACAGTGATCTATTACACGGGCTTATTTTCTCCTCTGAGAACAAGATTCTGCTCTTTTAGGATTGTTTCTTCATCTTCGTCAGTGGGTGTATCGAGACAGCAAGCGTTGGAGCAAGTGGACAAGGAGCTTGCCAAGGGAGATGAAAGAGCAGCACTCTCTCTTGTCAAGGATTTGCAGGGAAAGCCAGGTGGCCTTCGATGTTTCGGAGCTGCAAGGCAGGTACCCCAAAGGCTTTACTCATTGGATGAACTGAAGCTGAATGGAATAGAAACAGCTTCTCTTTTGTCCCCTGTGGATGCAACAATCGGTTCTATTGAAAGAAGCCTGCAAATTGCTGCTGCTTTTGGTGGGATTGCTGCTTGGAATGCTTTTAGGTTTAGCCCACAACAGCTATTTTATTTTTCTCTGGGATTGTTGTTTTTATGGACATTAGACGCG GTCTCTTTTAACGGAGGAGTTGGGAGCTTGGTTCTTGATACTGTTGGTCACACATTTAGTCAGAAGTACCACAACAGGGTTATTCAA CATGAAGCTGGGCATTTCTTGATTGCCTATTTGGTAGGCATTCTTCCTAAGGTTTATACGCTATCTAGTTTGGAAGCTTTACAGAAGGAAGGATCTCTCAATGTTCAAGCAGGAACTGCTTTTGTGGACTTGGAATTTCTTGAAGAA ACTTTGAACAGATTCTCATGCATTGCACTTGCGGGTGTAGCAACTGAGTACCTTCTATATGGATATGCAGAGGGAGGCCTTGCTGATATAAAAAAG TTGGATATGCTGCTCAAGAGCTTAGGCTTTACCCAGAAGAAAGCAGATTCTCAAGTCAGATGGTCTGTCTTGAACACTATCTTAATTTTGCGTCGGCATGATGGAGCCCGAGCTAAACTTGCAGAAGCCATGACCATGGGAAGATCTGTAGGATCATGCATTGCCATCATAGAAGATACTATAGATGATGCAGATATTTAA
- the LOC110656911 gene encoding uncharacterized protein LOC110656911 isoform X1: MGTVIYYTGLFSPLRTRFCSFRIVSSSSSVGVSRQQALEQVDKELAKGDERAALSLVKDLQGKPGGLRCFGAARQVPQRLYSLDELKLNGIETASLLSPVDATIGSIERSLQIAAAFGGIAAWNAFRFSPQQLFYFSLGLLFLWTLDAVSFNGGVGSLVLDTVGHTFSQKYHNRVIQHEAGHFLIAYLVGILPKVYTLSSLEALQKEGSLNVQAGTAFVDLEFLEEVNAGKVSATTLNRFSCIALAGVATEYLLYGYAEGGLADIKKLDMLLKSLGFTQKKADSQVRWSVLNTILILRRHDGARAKLAEAMTMGRSVGSCIAIIEDTIDDADI; this comes from the exons ATGGGCACAGTGATCTATTACACGGGCTTATTTTCTCCTCTGAGAACAAGATTCTGCTCTTTTAGGATTGTTTCTTCATCTTCGTCAGTGGGTGTATCGAGACAGCAAGCGTTGGAGCAAGTGGACAAGGAGCTTGCCAAGGGAGATGAAAGAGCAGCACTCTCTCTTGTCAAGGATTTGCAGGGAAAGCCAGGTGGCCTTCGATGTTTCGGAGCTGCAAGGCAGGTACCCCAAAGGCTTTACTCATTGGATGAACTGAAGCTGAATGGAATAGAAACAGCTTCTCTTTTGTCCCCTGTGGATGCAACAATCGGTTCTATTGAAAGAAGCCTGCAAATTGCTGCTGCTTTTGGTGGGATTGCTGCTTGGAATGCTTTTAGGTTTAGCCCACAACAGCTATTTTATTTTTCTCTGGGATTGTTGTTTTTATGGACATTAGACGCG GTCTCTTTTAACGGAGGAGTTGGGAGCTTGGTTCTTGATACTGTTGGTCACACATTTAGTCAGAAGTACCACAACAGGGTTATTCAA CATGAAGCTGGGCATTTCTTGATTGCCTATTTGGTAGGCATTCTTCCTAAGGTTTATACGCTATCTAGTTTGGAAGCTTTACAGAAGGAAGGATCTCTCAATGTTCAAGCAGGAACTGCTTTTGTGGACTTGGAATTTCTTGAAGAA GTTAATGCAGGGAAAGTATCTGCTACG ACTTTGAACAGATTCTCATGCATTGCACTTGCGGGTGTAGCAACTGAGTACCTTCTATATGGATATGCAGAGGGAGGCCTTGCTGATATAAAAAAG TTGGATATGCTGCTCAAGAGCTTAGGCTTTACCCAGAAGAAAGCAGATTCTCAAGTCAGATGGTCTGTCTTGAACACTATCTTAATTTTGCGTCGGCATGATGGAGCCCGAGCTAAACTTGCAGAAGCCATGACCATGGGAAGATCTGTAGGATCATGCATTGCCATCATAGAAGATACTATAGATGATGCAGATATTTAA
- the LOC110656912 gene encoding histone H2AX, whose protein sequence is MSSTGGSTKGGRGKPKASKSVSRSQKAGLQFPVGRIARFLKAGKYAERVGAGAPVYLSAVLEYLAAEVLELAGNAARDNKKNRIVPRHIQLAVRNDEELSKLLGSVTIANGGVLPNIHQTLLPKKIGKGKGDIGSASQEF, encoded by the exons ATGAGTTCTACTGGGGGATCAACGAAGGGAGGGAGAGGAAAGCCTAAGGCGTCAAAGTCTGTGTCGCGCTCGCAGAAGGCTGGGTTGCAGTTCCCTGTAGGGAGGATCGCTAGGTTTCTAAAGGCCGGAAAGTATGCTGAGCGTGTTGGTGCTGGGGCTCCCGTCTACCTCTCTGCTGTCCTCGAGTACCTTGCTGCTGAG GTATTGGAGCTTGCTGGGAATGCAGCGAGAGATAACAAAAAGAACCGCATTGTGCCGAGGCACATTCAGCTTGCAGTAAGGAACGATGAGGAGCTGAGCAAGCTTCTAGGCTCTGTAACCATTGCCAATGGTGGTGTACTGCCTAACATTCATCAGACTCTTCTTCCCAAGAAGATTGGCAAGGGCAAAGGTGATATTGGATCTGCTTCTCAGGAGTTCTAG